ACATACACACAGTAACCAGGAACTCTTCAATAAATGTGGTTAAACATATGGTTTAAGATGGGCACATGGCTCGTTTATATAATTCTCGATGTCTTTTCTTCCTCttgtagtgtcagtgtgtgtctgGGCACAGGAATGGCCCCAGCCTGACAAGGAGTTAGTAGAGAAATATGAGGGGCTGAAGGCAGTTTTCTTTAAGAGGATCGTCAATGCTTGGGAAAAGACCAAAGCTGCCCTTCAGCCAACACTCGAGGGCTCACCAACAGGAGATCAAGCCAAACAAATTCTTGAAGAACTGAGCAAAAGGCCAAGAGTGGAGAGTGCCATCAAAATCATCGGGTAAGGGCTGCCTCAAGCTAGTCATCCCGGCCCTCACTGCATGTCATTCTAATGCTGCTCAGTCCAGTTATTCTGTGTGAGTAAATCTATTATGTTTTTTGTGCTTCTTCCAGCGGTTTGGCCAGTGATATGGAGCCTATGGTGGACAAAGCTCGCATGGCTCTTCTTGGTGCTTATGGCCACTATCTGCGGCCCCACATCGGAGAATACCTGGACAGGGCAATCACCAACATCAAGCCCGTGCTGGATACTGTCCTGCCTCATGAGGGTTAGAGTCTGCAGCTCATCAACCACTGATTCCTTCAACCCAGCAAACTTCAATAATAGATCTGGATGCTGTGTGTCCAGCACGTCGGTGCAGATTttgcatgtatatactgtatctgTGTATTTGATACCATTCTGTTCAGTgcaggaaaaataaaaaacacccagCCCAGCATTAATAGAGAATGAATTATGTGATTTTGTGTGcctcataaagaaaaaaacatgacccattctaaataaaaacatctgGAAAATGCAAACCCGAGTTTTGATTGTGATGTGTACTATAACATAGCAAAAACATAGGTACATTTATGTCATCAATGTAAGgtatttgtttaaactttttattccAGACCTGAAAGGACATTGGTTGCAAGTGCATTGAACTCTTGTGTAATGACCAATGAGCTCTACAGTTCCTCTCTCGTCTGACTTATGTTCTTTAATGTACATATTCACATAATCTGAACAGAAATGCAAATAGGTTTAAGAAATGTGTATTTCCACAAAACAGAAATCAAAGAATATGCTAGAAAGCCATGATAGCTACTCATACTCTGCTTTTAACTGATAACTAGTTTCATacagttttcacatttatttatttggatcatAATTCATGTAAATGTTGCATCTGTCATATCTACTGcaattttataatagttttataaaGTAGTTTAGGAGCAATAATAATATTGCTTTGTTTGAGAGTGTGAATACAATGAacattactactactaataataatgcaaggcaaatattactattatatttgCTCATACTTTGCAAACATCCCCCTAATGATGATCATTAAAACTGGGAGCATAACTTTCCTGCATTTGTAATACCCACATAAATGATGTTTCAAATCCAGCAGCTCATTGAGGAGATGTAGTGTATATAATATTACCAATGGGATGTGATTTTCACCCTATGTAAAAAAGAATCAAGAAAACTCCacaacatttaaaatgtcaaagagaCCTGCAAGTatgcaaccacccagaacacccaagTCAAGTCAttagattgtttcaaagcagattCACGGTaacaaagaagaaaatcatatcaAGGATCCAAGCTTCATTCATTTGATGGCACATTCAAATTCTGctgtaagtattattattattatttttattagtgtttttattcaGTGTGAGCTCAGTGTTGATCCAGTGTTGATCCAGTTTAGTTCAATCACTGTAAAATTAttcaattataaaatgtaaattagaaaGTAAAACTACTGAATATTAAGGATCGTTTTACCTTGTAAGCCAAAGGCAACCATAAAGAGCACCCTAGCAGCCGAGTGTGTCAATGTTACGGTGGAGAATGATCTAATAACTAAACCTCTGCCTAtgattttttaagaaataatgcCCTCAAGTGTGCAACAAGAGTGCTTTACCTACAGTGATAAAATGGgagttttatccaaagctacaACCACCTGCTGAGGTTCATATGTGTGACTGGGTTTATTGTTTATAACACTCTCTCTTGttgtctgtcacacacacacacacacacacacacgtttgtttttgtaaaaagtggggacatcccataggcgtaatggttatagtactgtacaaactgtatattctatggccctacaccaaccctacacctaaccctaaccctcacaggaaactttgtgcattttcactttctcaaaaaaactaattctgtatgatttataagcattttgaaaaatgggtacATGGgctatgtcctcataagtcaccctctccttgtaatacctgtgtcatacccatgtcattatacaaagttgtgtcctgatatgtcacaaaaacatgcccacacacacacacacacacacacacacacacacaataatacacAGTACAggacatatataaaatatttatcattatacatattttatttgatcattttctttCTAAGGAAAACCAGCATCACTGGATCATCACTAAGGTTTAATAAAACCTCACTATGATTTCTCATTATGATATCTGTCCTGCTGCCAAAGTCACTGTCACtccattgtttctttaatttagttaattatcACATTTAATCGACAGCAAAGCTAAAGGTAAAACAACTGCGTCCCCTTCAGTGTCCAACTGGTGGCTTTTTCTTGCTGGCCCATGATATTCCACaactctacactcttaaaaatataagAGTTTCAAAGAAGGTTTCAAAGAAATCAGATTCTGGGTTCTccaaaaaacatttcagtaaacaagcaaaaaaaaaaaacatctttgaacattttaataattaaaggatagctcacccaaaaagtACATTCTgacattaattactcaacctcgtctcattccaaacctgtaaggccTACATTCatatttggaacacaaattaagatattttggatgaaatctgaAAGCTTTCTGACACTCTATTGACAGCAAGGGGACTACCATGGGCAAGGCACAGAAACGTAGTAAGTGCATGTggagctacgagaatactttttgtgcgcaaagaaaactaaaacaatgacttcattaaaacaattattctCCTCTGCTTTGCCCTCTGCCTtcattataaagaaaataaagtcattatttttgttttctttgcatttttgtaTTAAAGAGCCTAACAGTTTCTTGTCACTGACTTCATTGGGGAaagaaatacaatggaagtcaatggggaccatcaactgtctgattaccagcattcttcaaaatatctacttttatgctcagcataagaaagaaacttatacagttttggaaagacatgaacatgagtaaatgatggcaaaaatctatttaaacttTAAATCTTTAAAGTCTTTAAACTATACCTTGCTTTAAGGAACTATCTCTTCTTCGTGGTGCCACAGGTGCCTATAAAGAAAGTGTATTCATGTAAGTGAAGAAATTGATTTGACAATCTCAAAAACCTCCCATCTTGTACAGACACAAAGAAAGATCTAgatgcacacacattcacacttttGCAAAAAATAACCTGAAGTAGCCTCAACAGGCTGACGTGTATTTGGTGAAACAGACTTAGGACTTTATTTGGAAACGTGTTGAAGTTCAGTTACGCAAGACAAGAGCTTCTGAGCATTTATCTGTCTGCTGGTGGATGGAGAAGAGAATATAACAAGTGTGTTATCATATTAAGAGCTCAGATGAGTTTTACTTCATCTTAAATGTCAGACTGTTGATTAAAGTCAGTGATTTTGTTTAATGTGATCAATCATTATGTCTATTCATGTGAAGAGCCATATCTTTTTAACAGGTCATCTCATTTTAGTCCCTTATCTTACAAACAAgcagtagcaaaaaaaaaaaagccccacatgaacacacactcacatatcaTTTATCTGAGAAAGCTTGCACTTTGGCACTTGAGTTATCAAGTCAATAAAACTGTACCCATATATAAAATAGGCCAAGGAGTTTTGCCGCTAACCTGTCTGACACACTTTCTGCAGAGGAGAAACTGTGAGTACCAACATATTTTCCCTCCTGTATTAAAggcattataaaaataattggATATTATGACAGATTCTATGATTCTTGACTGTTTAGCACTTTTGACGTATACCTGATTAATTCCTAAAATGCATATGATGTTAGTCTTTATAGATGAATGTACTCATAATATTGCTGCATTTAGTATGTTTTGTAAAAAGCTTCAATGTTATTGCAAAAATAATAGCACAtgcatatttcttaaatattatgatattttttcaatgaaaattaatgatcgattaaataaacattatattaaattgttttatgccACTAAAAAGTACTTAATCGGTAAAAGGATAATCTGGTGTAACAGCATATACAGTATGCTTTTAATAGCCTATCAATGACTTACTAAGTGACTGCAtgcactaaataataataataataataataatgccctCTTTATATTCTCACAATTGTGCTGCTGTCATCTGACCAGTGCTTTACTCAATCCCTCAGCTATACCTGTCATTATGAACAAGCTACTGGTTATCACAGCTGTCATTGCTTTCCTTGCTCTGGGTAAGTACAGACAGACACATTCATAAACATACTCAATTAGGATTATTATTACATCTGCTTTGCTGCTAATAAAgtaccctaaaatgaaaatgaaacatgaaaataaagaattgttttttttttaactcatctgTCTCCCTCTAAATCTGGTTTGCCCCCTGCAGGAGCGGAGAGCTTCCGTGTGCCCAGGCAAGCTGAGGAGGAGAGAGGCACCATTTCCACTGTGGTGGACACACTTAAGTCCTACTACGACCAGAGTGTTGACACTGCCAGCGGTTATGTTGAGACCATCAAGGGCTACAAGCTGAACGAGAAAGCCAAGTAAATCTAATTTTATACATTACCCTAGTCCGTACTTACAAACATTCCCTTCTGGGCTTTTACACACAGGAACACGTGTAGCTTTCCATTACAATGCATGTGCAATGATGAGATTTAATGGAAAATTTACTGACAATGTACTCACGCTCAGGCCATCCAGGATGAATGTAGAGTTTATTTATTCATCGGaagaatttagcattacatcacttgcacaccaatggatcctctgcagtgaatgggagcCGTCagactccaaacagctgataaaaacatcacaaaatccGCAAGTAACTGTCATGACTCCGGTCAATCAATggatgtcttgtgaagtgaaaagctatgTGTTTGCAAGAAGCAAACATCAAGGTATTTTTAACTTCAACCCATTGCTTTGGGTTAAAATATGAATCAACCATCCGTAATAacgctttcttcagtgaaaaagtcatttaatctgaatcagaagagaaatattgACGGATCAAGCACTGTTTGAGCAAAAACAGTTCTAAGCAAGTATGTTGGGGAATTTTAAAGTGAGAGGACACTGGAAGTGTTAATATGGATTATGAACTTTTTTGCCAAAACAGCTTTTCACCAGACAAGATGATATCGATGGAATGGAgtagttttgatcatttgtgtattgttttgaggttcttatcagctgtttggactctcattctgatggcacccattcactgcagacgaATCAATTGgtcagcaagtgatgtaatgctaaatttctccacatctgttactatgaagaaacaaactcatctaaatcttggatggcctgaggttgaTCAAGTTCAGACACCCTGGAAATGGAGACTCCCAATCCATTTTGTTTTGACATCTTGTCTTTCCTCCCTCATCAAGGAACCTGTACGACGACACAGTTCGTGCTGTCAGCACCTATGCCGGCATTTCCTACGACCAGCTTTACCACATGTTGTACCCTCAGGAAAGCTAAATCACATACTATCGCACCTCAACAGAACTCAATGTCTTTATGGTCTTGAGTCTATCACCACCCTGGAACTACAACCACATGAACCCCAGAAGAAGACGGCACTGAGGTGAAAGCATGACTGTTGGCTCCAATGGCCTGTTACCTTTGCACTGTCAAAAATACTGCACAAGCACATAGCACCCTGACAAACATCAGTGGATAAATATAATGTGACGGTTTGGGGTAAAATCAAACATAATGCTCAACCACAATCTGTTTTTGGATGAAGATCAGAGACCCTTTGCTGCTGACTGTTACCTGGCGCCCTCTATCGTACGTCCAGGTTAAAACAGACTCATCTACTTTTTCATTGTAGTTTATCTGTACAGATTAAAGAAATCTTTGTATAATATCAACTTTTAGTGGTTCTATGTCCATGAGCATTAGCAAATTGCAATAAAACTCCACATTTGTAGAAAATGAAGTTGTTTTTGAGCAATTACATAAGCGATACCTAACAGATCTGAAATATGGAAACTCTAAATACCAATAATCTGGAAGCTTAAGAGCTACAAAATATGCAAGTTTGAACACTTCCATGAAGAATGACTTATAATTGGATTCATTTCCATGGTATCTGCAAATATAAGCAGGATCAAAACCATTATTAGCAACTGTTTACACTTGACTGAATacaaacaatctctctctgaggAGGAAGAGACTGTTTAATCAGTTAATAAGTACAATTTGTCTTGAATGACTATAATTGAGGAATTTCAGTTTCATGAGCTTTTTAAATGAAAGGACCTTTAAGTATCATGAGCTCATGTTCTTGGTTTAATAAATGGTAGATGTAAAAATCACCCAAAATAAATCTATACATCAGTCATCTGGCATCAGACATTGTTGAAACTGATAAGCtataacaaataattattatgCAACATCAGATTAGATTTTCAACCATTAACTACTCCGGGAATGAAACAGCAAAATGTTCCTTATGTAATCAGCCACATATCTGTGAACAAAAAAGGATTATTCCAGActgagaattatttttatttatatatttatggttacATTACAGAAAATCAAGTGACAATTTATATACgatattctgtgtgtgttttatatacagtattgctcAAAAGTTTCAAAATAAGAATTGGTTTTAAAGTTTTAGCAACTTCTGAGAATTCAGAACTcatttcagtgttacatgatccttcacatATCTTACTAATATGTTCTTATCATCAATAAGTTAAAGCTGTGCTGCTTCACATTTTTATgaagtatcatcagcatacaaTAGTTTAGAATTTCCTGTTTTAAAGACGGAATGCATTCACAATACTACAGTAAAGACTTGGGCATAAACCTGTGCAGGATACTGAACAGAAAAACAACAGTCAcggaacaacatgagggggaATATATTATACTATTTACTTGCTTCGCCCCATATGAAACGCTGTAATTATGCTCTCCTTACACTGATTTTTTAGGTTTAAATATTTATAGTCATCAGGTTTGCACAATCAAAGAGAAAGGGGTCGGCTTTGGCACACAGCAGGCAGTGTATTCAGTTGAAAAAGTTTTGACAGGGATTCAAACCAACAGCCTTCCACCTCGAAAAACAAACTTCCATGCCAACTAAGATTTGATTTAGTTCAGACCTCCTGTCAGTGCCATTATTACAATTAccatatcaattttttttattttttttattaatacaattctTTTGATTATATTCATgattgaaattatattaaaaaagaacaattaaagagttctataaaaaataacttaCAATTGTTTAATAATAGATTCCAAAAAGTGTTTGGACACAAGTGAGTTTTAAACACATTGATTAAACCTgataagaaaaaacaaacaaaattgtgCAACAGtgacatttaattattaactaatgttaGTGACCATCTTCTTAGCAAAACACCACCTGCCTTTCATACAGAATAAAAAGTCAGAAATAAATACCAGTGATGCCCTTTTACTTCAGTATGCAAACTGCcggtaaaaataataaatatactataaaaatgtaaaatatattataaatataaaaaaatcatattctgATATGATATtcatattcacatttattttaatttagtgtcTCAGCATTCACTATTTcacctttaatatatatatatatatatatatatatatatatatatatatatatatatatatatatatatatatatatatatatatatatatatatatatatatatattgcagtgcAATTAGCCGATGCCTAAACCCTaatcagaaaacacattttcacattcagaataactttatttttatttatttattattatttttatttatatttttacaaatgaggGCAtctccaaaatgcacacacactatagatacaacaatttttttattgcttcctTTTTATACCATTTTCACAAATGAGGACATTCCTAAAAGGAGGTTTTCAGCTTAAAATTCTGGGCACAACTTTGTCTCTAAAATATTAAGTAGgcacacacacccccacacactTAAAAATTGGAATACAGCCGATGTAACATTTATTACTCAGTTAACTTCACATTCTATCCGGGTGGTTAAAACTCTTTAATGGCTGCTCTGTGTCTGATTCCAGAGCTCAGGTCACAGTGATGCATCCAAAGAAGACTGGCTTGAGTCAAGGACAACACAACACACATGGATCATGACCCTTAGGGTTCCCCAGTGTTCAAACAGTTGCCCTAGCACAATAAGACACAGACTAATGTTTGACAACTACAGAATGTCAAACTATTCACTCTTCATTTTCAAATGTACAGTAGAACAGTGTGACAGATATACAGAAAAATAACTACTTCAAGGAGTGTTTGCACTATATTCCTTCAAAATAAATGAGATTgtgttaacattttatatttaatgcaataaCATTCATATGTTACTTACTAAGTGTGGCTTAAGCATCTAAACACTTCTTGGGGCCGCAGTAGACTTGTGGCCTACTATAGACCTATGGAAAATACTGTGCTTGGTTAACAGAAATAAAGACTTACTCAGAAACTTACTGAGAAATTTAGATTTACTCACAATGCACAAAATTTCCAAAATCAAGAAGACTTCAGATCGATGTTGCCTTCTGAAAATCTCACAGATCTATTCTTACACACATCTTTCTCCATTTTTTCTGTCTTCATCGATCTTGATCTTGTTCTCGGAGACTGAACTGAGATATATGTGGTCGTATGAATAAAAACGTTCTCTTCGCACctgaaaaatctataaataataacCAGAGAAATTAAGCTAATGTGCTCTTTCTTTAATGGGTTCTTTACCTGGAGGAGTGTTTCCAGGCTAATTTTCTGCTCTCAGGTGTTGAGCGAGTGTTTTCCATTTCTCTGTTTTTCCATTGATGCGCAGTCCACAGGGATAGCTCAGCTTTTCTATCCTTCATGCCTAATTCACTTTGATAAAAGCCATTAATGCTGCatgaggcacacacacacacacacacgtacatgaGAACACACACGCAGCTGTTTCTCTGCTCTTGATGATCTGAACTTCATGATTCTTGGGTTTTAATAAGCACAATAAAAATGTGGCCAGTATTGAACACATGACCTAAGCATGTTTTAACAAATCTTTGCTGTTTTCTTTATGCGCACTAGATGGCAGTGTATgcatatttatacttttattataaatAGCCGAAACATAATCATTATTTTAAGagagtgttttaaaaatatatttcaaattttttaccaataaaaaaaatctcaagatTTTACGAATTTACATTACTTTGCCAAGCATagatcacattttttaaatttcatttccTCAggtgaacacaaaggaagatattttgaagaaagtgcaCAACAGCAACGTGCACAATCCTTAATATTACTCCAGTAATCCTGAACTGTAATGTTAAAGTAAAGttaaagtaaatacatttcaCATGTACATGagactgaaaacaaacaaacaaacaaagttgcTGATTCTACATCTAATTTgatacaattaaatatttgcatatatttatattttgtggcTAATTGTAAATGGCAGTCATTGAAGAAAGATGCTTTATGCACCCAGATGGTGTAGTAGCAGCTGTGTCCATTAATACTTCTACCAAAACTGGACTCACTCCACCATCTGTCTTTCCTTCACTGTCATCTATCTCTCatgttttctttctctcactACCTCATTCTTCTCCACCCATCACCCATCCAAACAGATCCCTCTTGGCCTTCTCCATCCTTTCCCCTCATCTGTCTTTCAATAGGTGCATCTGTTTCAACAGTCAAATAGTCTGCAAATTActgtcttatttttatttcttgtttttctatatatatatatatatatatatatatatgctaacttttacatttattcttaaaaaatatttaataaatgctgtaaataaatacaaaaacattctgtgattttagtttctgttataaaaaaaaattatatttagtttgTGTTTCAAACCAGCCAGAAACTGGCAGTGGggcaaaaaacaagaaaaaacaaaaccttatctttgtctttgtcttttgTACATTCTTAGACAAttttctttttgcttttattatttttctatcaCTCTGTTTGCTTAAATCTATCTACACAATGTCTGTAATTTATTGTCATTTACACAGACCAGTGCACTTGCTTTTTACCCACTCCAGTTATTGAATAATCTCTCTCACACATTTACTGAAATTCCTCTCTGTTTATCTGAATTTTAAGCTAAAATAGAGATGGAAAGCAGACACTGTACCAGGACGCACATTCCCCTGCTAGTGATGGACATCATttaacagaacacacacactgcaatTACTTCTCTTTTTCCATTAATCTTTCTCTGTCCAACTATAACCCCCTGCTATCTGGTCTTTAACAATAAACTGAAGCACATTAACAACAGATTTCTCACAGCGAGAAAGTGATTTTCATGAACTGTAAATGCTTCTGCAGAATAAATGATCTTTTCTTTATATTTGTCTTTGCCATCTCAGACTAAAGGAGTGCATACATACTCTCCATAAACCATTCTGCTGTATCAAAGTGCTTTTTCATCTCACTTTACCTTCTCTCTCCATCTGCTCACTTTCTCTCATTTCCTCTAAATCAGCTACAAGTACAGTATTTGTATTCTCTGATTACACATATGCTTCACTTTAGATCTATTACAGTATGTTAAACGTTTGCAGCAGTGACTAGAGTATAATAGTGCTGTAGCACTGTTTTGCATTGCATCTAGACCGCCCACCTCATTGTTCATCATGTGGTTGTGTAAACTCTCTGTGGTCATTTGCTCCATGCCACCCCTCCCTCCTCCATTGTTTCCCCAGGCAGGCCGCTAAGTGAGTGCTGATTCTCTCTTCTAATGGTTTCATTGAAGGGCTTTTAATACAGACTGAGTGATCCAGAGTCTTCAACAGCTGCCATATTGATCTCAAGTGTGTTGAGATAAAAGTACACCTGTGTTTCATAATAACAGCATTCATTCAAGCTTTACCAAAATAATTTGGTGATAAGTTGATAATGCACACTTGCTCGTCTTTCGTTCTTGTAGCCTAATCCACGCTGAAAggccattttgttttgtttctaatttCCGATGAGGAAACTTGTATTTACCATAATTCAGatagcacgtgaaggcagcacAAGTGAAGAAATAAAATCCCTGCAGACTAAATTACACAAATTCAACTGCAGGAGTCTATGGCCAAATCCACAATGGtatttgttaactaaaactaata
The nucleotide sequence above comes from Carassius gibelio isolate Cgi1373 ecotype wild population from Czech Republic chromosome B16, carGib1.2-hapl.c, whole genome shotgun sequence. Encoded proteins:
- the apoa2 gene encoding apolipoprotein A-II — protein: MKLTFALILALQVSVCVWAQEWPQPDKELVEKYEGLKAVFFKRIVNAWEKTKAALQPTLEGSPTGDQAKQILEELSKRPRVESAIKIIGGLASDMEPMVDKARMALLGAYGHYLRPHIGEYLDRAITNIKPVLDTVLPHEG
- the apoc2 gene encoding apolipoprotein C-II, producing the protein MNKLLVITAVIAFLALGAESFRVPRQAEEERGTISTVVDTLKSYYDQSVDTASGYVETIKGYKLNEKAKNLYDDTVRAVSTYAGISYDQLYHMLYPQES